In one window of Dehalococcoidia bacterium DNA:
- the rpmB gene encoding 50S ribosomal protein L28, protein MKCEVCGKTLQFGHNISHSNRHTKRKWLPNIQKASLMIDGEKKQISICTRCLRSQYKVRA, encoded by the coding sequence ATGAAGTGTGAAGTTTGCGGAAAAACCCTCCAGTTCGGGCATAACATCAGCCATTCCAATCGCCACACCAAAAGGAAATGGCTGCCTAACATTCAAAAAGCCTCACTTATGATTGATGGCGAAAAGAAGCAAATCAGCATCTGCACACGGTGCCTTCGCAGCCAGTATAAGGTCCGTGCTTAG
- the rpe gene encoding ribulose-phosphate 3-epimerase translates to MSEKVKLAPSILSADFASLGAAVEEVTQYGADYIHVDVMDGHFVPPITIGHETVKAIRKHTSVPLDVHLMIESPERQVDNFAQAGANIITVHVEACTHLHRLVARIKELGVKAGVSLNPSTPLEAVTEILPFLDLVLVMTVNPGYGGQAFIGEMLDKIARLRSLMDERKIGAELEVDGGINADIAPRVVQAGGTVIVAGSAIFNAREPVAQTMKRMRNAIGGVS, encoded by the coding sequence ATGTCTGAGAAGGTCAAGCTGGCCCCCTCCATCCTCTCGGCAGATTTCGCCTCGCTAGGAGCGGCTGTTGAAGAGGTGACCCAATACGGGGCAGACTATATCCACGTTGATGTGATGGACGGCCACTTCGTGCCGCCGATAACCATTGGCCATGAGACGGTGAAGGCGATCCGCAAGCACACGTCGGTTCCGCTGGATGTCCACCTGATGATCGAGTCCCCTGAAAGACAGGTGGATAATTTTGCTCAGGCTGGTGCGAATATCATCACTGTTCACGTCGAGGCATGCACTCATCTGCATCGTCTCGTGGCGCGGATAAAAGAGCTGGGTGTAAAAGCAGGCGTTTCCCTCAATCCGTCTACCCCGCTGGAGGCAGTCACCGAGATTCTGCCTTTTCTAGACCTGGTTCTGGTGATGACGGTAAACCCGGGATACGGTGGCCAGGCTTTCATTGGAGAGATGTTGGATAAGATCGCCCGGTTGAGAAGCCTGATGGATGAAAGGAAGATCGGCGCGGAACTAGAAGTGGATGGCGGAATCAATGCCGATATCGCTCCCAGGGTTGTTCAAGCCGGAGGAACCGTAATCGTCGCAGGTAGCGCCATTTTCAACGCCAGAGAGCCCGTTGCCCAGACGATGAAAAGGATGAGGAATGCGATTGGTGGCGTTAGCTAA